AGAGTGACACAGGACAAATAAGTTTCCTCTGATGTGACAATTCTGATCCATGAGCAGAAGGTGACTTTGGGGCCCTGGGTTGACGAATCATCAGAGACATCGTTTGCATAATTAGTAATGTCTGCCACTGATGAGGAAACCCATGTAATCTGTTTGCCACGTGGGACTTAAGAACATGCACTGCCTTTCTAATAAAGTAACAGCTTGATTCTCTAATATAtaaacagaggaaagagaaatcttCATATAAGGAAATGGAGTTGGACTGTGTCACCTGTCTTCTTGGCCTACAAGATGCACCTTCTCCATAGGAACCGCTGGCCTGGCTACCATCTTGCTTTGCCTGCAGTaggggctctgtgcttagctgATGTGCATCTAGCTTTGGCAGAAATGCTGTCCATACCACACGGTATCCAGCACTATGATACATACTACTTTTAAATTTCACTCCTCATACTCTGTCCTTGGGCTCCTGGTCCCCTGTAGTCCAGAACAGGACCTTGATTATTACAGAGCTGGTCTCCTCTGTTGAGTCAGCTTCCACTCCCAGTGAACTTCAGTTCACATCCGCTAAGCAACCGTACAAGTGACGGCAGCTCTAGCCAACGTACCAGGGCTTCCGTTCCATTCTCTGGCGTCAAAGTGAAAGCATTTGCAAAAAAGCGaatctaaggaaaaagaaaagaagcgtCATTCTGTGGCAGGGTAGAACAGAAgcattattcatttatatattaaaaaagataaccTGCATTTCTTATCACAGGACATTTTTTAAGTactaaaagtagagaaaaaagtctaaaaaagaaGTATCACTTAATCTCCACCACTCTGAGCCAACCACTTTTTAACGTGAAGGCAtaattccttctcctcttttaCTTACCCCTGTCAGAACGGAGGGGCATTTTTccccccagggctccccagggcAAGAGAGAAACATTTCCTACAAGCAGCATTTCCTAAGATGTGCTGAAGGGATACTGGTCCTCCAAGAAATGCAACATAAACACGCAAGAACACAGTTCCGTGGCCACACAATGCACAACCATCCCCTTCCTGGGGACTTTTAACACATCTGACCACATTGAGAGCTCGGAGAAATCCAGTTTAATATCACTTAACCCGGGTTTCTCAAAGTGACGTCACCCTAGAACTCTCGGGAGCTTCAGGGCGTGATCAGAGACACAGGCCCCtgcagagaagcagacactcgGACAGTGAGGCAGCGAGGACTGAGGTTGTTTGAAGCAGAGCTTACACACTGAGGAGCGTCAAAAAcctcaaatgaaatgaaactctGCCACCTTCTGGTtcaactaattctttttttaaaaaaattaattaattaatttttaaaaatttctttttttaaaaatttctttccagtgttccagaattcactgtttatgcaccacacccagtgctccatgcaatccgtgccctccatgatacccaccgcctggctcacccaacctcccaccccccgccctttcgaaatcctcagtttgtttctcagagtccacagtccctcatggttcgtctcccctccaatttcccccaactcccttctcctctccatctccccgtgtcctctgtgttattccttatgctccacaagtaagtgaaaccatatgataattgactctctctgcttgacttatttcactcagcatcgtctcccccagtcccgtccatgttgatataaaagttgggtactcatccttgcTGACAAGGCATCACACTCCATAGTATAGATGGTTCAACTAATTCTTAAGTCATTTCCCAACCCTTAAGCCCATCTGTTTGGTCCCCATCAAAGAGCTGAAGTAGACAAAGAGTCGTCACTTACCAGCCATATGATGGGCAGCAGCAGAGTCCACAAAAAGGGAGGGAGGATTCCACAGGTCAAATTGGTCACCATTGTCCCTGGGCACACCACGCTGGAATACAGACCCTGGCAGCACAGGGAGGAGCGGAGTAAGATTCAGATTCAGCGACTACGGACGCAGCCCGTCCAGGGCCTTGCGAGTAAGGGAGATCTGCAAACGAGCCGGGAAGCTGGGACACGGAGACTGATGCTCTGAGCTGCCCCTGAATCTGGGCAAACCGTTTCAGAGGATTCATGTCTGGAGGACTCGGGAGGAGGGCGCACAGGATGCAACGATGAGTAAGACGCGGTCTCTGCTCTCCAGAAACTCACAGAATAAAGAGCAACCCAGCTTCAGGCTGGAGGAGGAAAGGCGCATCTGGTTACCGGAGTTTGCCGGGGATTGGCTTAATGGAAGAGCAGCTCATCGGTCATGATAAGCACTTCAGATAAAAAAAGACATCCACGATACAGTCTCTGCCTTCCAGAAGTTTCTGGTCTGGTAGGGAACAGACAGCTAAACCTAAAGCTTGTGTCTGCCCCCCTGCAGGTACAGAAACCGCACACTCCTGCCAGGAGAGGTGAATGAAGGGCTGCTTATGCTTCCAcgaagcccctcccccacacctgcaGTTCTGCATCAGGACCTTAGCCCAGGACCTGCCAATCTAGAAAGATCTGCCCTTGAAAGGGAGCCCAGTTAACACAGAGCCTGTGCTGCCAGGAGGGGCCTGGGTGGGCTTTACTCGACCTGGGAGCACAGGGATTGGTTCTACTAGTTGACTTAATTCAGTTTTTACTACCTTTCACCTTATGTAGCCATTGACCATTTTAACTCtgctttttattactttcaattttctttttcactgtgcCCCAGTGCAACACAGCAGTTCAGTGGGCAGAGAGCACCCTGAGCGGAAGCTGgagcatttctcttcttttatctaGCGCTGCAGAGGTGCCGTAGAACCTGACAGATTACCCAATCCCAGGGGGTCCCCTTGATTTACCAAAGGTCCCCTGAAAAGAGTTAAGAGCCTGGACTCATCAGAGACCAAAACTTCTCCCCAAGAGAGTAGCACATTTTCCCCCAGTGACAGCTCCGGGGACTTGCTTATTCTGGGGCCAGCTAGGAAGTCAGGGACTCTGCAATCCTAAGTGAAGACATCTGTGACCTGAAATCCAGGGTCTCTGACACCTGTGACATCCTGATGTTGAGTGACACAAGAAATAAACAAGGAGGCAGCCTCATCTGAGAACCCGGTCCCCCCACACGTCACAAGGCTCAGCGGTTACAGGCAACCTGAGTGCTGCTATGAGACGTGGACGAGGGGCGCTGATTAAACTCTAGCAGGTGGCCCGCATGCACCGGCAGCATTTCCAGGGACACAAGCCTTCACTTCAAGAGAACGTGGTTCTCTCTTCCTAAAAGCCGAGGAGAAAAAGCCGTGGGCTGAAAACCAATCATACAGATTTTAGGAAGCAGCAGTATtagctaaatcttttttttttgtaaaagatgaAGTCCCAAAGCTTCTGACAATTAAAAACCTAAGTGAAATCCCAAAGCATTTTATGAGAAGAGATGCTAATCCACTCTGACCTTGTCCCCAAAAGGAAACTTCCAGAGAACAAGCAGTTGTGACAACTTTTGAAACATCTCAAGAACCTCAGAAGGAGGCTGACCACTGGACCAACACACTGaactcaaataaaaacaataatagtaataataaacatAACAACAACGACAGccaacataaacacacacaggcacagcaTAGACCACACACCTTCCGTCCACACAagacacccacacacatgcacataccacATGCACACCCACAGCACACACCCACAACCCAACATGTGCCACGTCCAGACATTCCCCCCACTCATTCACTCACATACGCACACATATGTGCGTGCGAACacgtgcgcatgcacacacacacacacacacacaacacattcTGCCGCTGAGAGCTACTGTGAGTGCTTCACACCATCTCCCTCTTCAACCCTCCCAACAAATCTGTGAAGCAGGCACTATTTTTATccctatttttcagatgaggaaactgaggcattggGAGATGAAATAATCTGTCCAAGGATTCAAATCCAGTTCTAGGAGATGCTCTCAGCTTCTGTTCTTAGGCCATCCTCTCCCCTAAGAGACAGGGTTCCAGGAGAGAGAGTTCTATCTGGTAAGACGTCCACTCCAGGATAAACCCAGTCAGGACCATCACAGGAGGCTCTGTGTCTGACGTATCACCAGAGAAGTTCCCGCAAGGGCAGACAGCTTcttggtcatcttttttttttctcctttctcctcagtCCTAAGCCTGGCCCAGTGCCCTAAACATGGTAGCTCTTTGGTAAATATTAGTGGAATTAAATTTCTCCAGTCCCACACTCAAACAGCAGAGTTAAAGCAACAAAGGAATATGCGGTAAGAAAGACTGGAGATTTTCAGTGAAGGTCTCAGACCTGAGCAAGAGAGACATCCAGAGAACAGCAGGCTCCAGACCAGAGGCCACAGGAAGCTGGCATGACCTGCAAGGGCTGCCTTCTCCAAAGACAGACCCCCGACACCCGGAGTCCTCAGAGAGAGCTCTGCATCTCACCAAAGATCGCCACTATCCAGAGGGCTTTGTAACGACTGACAGTCTGTGACATACAGTGGGACACAGTATGGTTTAGGGGGAAGATTCCAAGCCACGGTCAGACAGTCACGGGCTCAACTCACTATTACCTAGTTGTGTGACCTCTGGGTAAGCCACCCAACCTCTCCAAAGTGTGGTGTCTCCACATGAAAATAGGAATACTCAGACCTACACTCACCGTAACAGGAAAGGCACTGAATGACACACACGTAAGGGGTACAGCCCCTCAGACATAGTATGTGCTTAACAGTAAGTACTGGCATTGTCGGTGGTGTTGTCCATAAGTTATAGCTCTTGAAGAGATACAGAATGGTGAAGGAACCCCCATGTACCTAAAGGTCAGGAGCTAATTATCTCTGCCCAAAAACTTTTATGCACACCAACTGTGATTATACGTCTTCTCTTGTCTGCACAGTAAGAAGAAATCTTGCTGCTCAAGAAACGACACCACATCTTCTAAAGGACAACACTTTACAGAACGCCAGCCCTGTTACAGGAAATCAGCCGTACTTGGGAAACCACCGCCCGGCTGCCCCCGTCTCACCGAGCCGGGCCTCACCCGCGGGTTGAAGTTCCGGTTCAGCGCCACACTCAACAGGTCAATGGCGTACTTGGAGGAGCTGTAGGGCTCCTGGCCTCGGCGGTGCTGGATGTCCTCAAGGTGGAAATTAGACCTCCTTGCATTGCGAGATGACGTCCAGATGAGCCGGGAAGGATGGTCGCTGTGACAGAGGAGGGGTTCCAGTTCCCGAATCTGAGTGAGATAAAAAGGAACCACCAAACGGATTGAGGTCTACTGGAGGAGCACAGCAGGACAGCTGGGACACCACTGTGACCGGGAGTGTCACTGCTGGAGGGGCGACTCCAGACACACGACAGGGGAGGCTACAGCCACCCCCGCAGAGACCAGTTAGAGACAGTATGAACAGACATTTAGCTTCATGAAGATACAAATGGTCACATATAAAAATACGTACAGGTACTCAGGTGCCCGTGGGTTACCATGCACGTGTATCCCCCTGCTCTGTCAGGCCGGAAGCCACTGCTCCAGCATCAGCAGCAAGcaccagatcttggtttctaacaTCATTGTCTAGTAAGAGGAGCCAGATCTTggagcgcctgcgtggctcagtcagttaagtgtctgacccttgatttaggctcaggttgtgacctcaggtcctgggatggagccccacgtcaggttccacgcttggcagggagtctgcttgaggattctctccctcttttcctcccccgttcaagctctctctctccctaaaataaatatatcttaaagaaaaaagaaaaaaaaaaaaagcagaaccagaTCTCCTTAGGGAGATAGTTGATTCTATGACTGGAGCAGGAATATATCCAATGACTCTGAACCATCTTCTAGTGCCAGAAAGGATACGCTCAAAACAGAAAAGCACACCAATGAGGCTATCAACAGAGATATGCAGGATCCATCACAAAGAGGCCCAATGGCAAACTGAAATATTCTGGGcaagaaaataaagtagtatttcCATCTCAAAGTAGAAAATACACATCCACAAGCCCAGAGgaataaaatacatgatttttgCTGCTGTATTGAGGTATACTTGACCAAGAAATGGTGGGGTAAAGCCGTAGATGGAGAACAGACAATCTCTCTTGCAggaaaattctaaataatttatgcaGCTAATCAACCCTTCAGGGCATCAAACACAACCCCTTCAGGGAGAGCTACACATAGTCCATCTCTTCCAAAGAATACAATAAgttaagggagagaaaaacaaaaagagagactACGATGaaaaacctgacaaacactacctcaCCAGGTGATCAAAGAGAACGTCACAGTGACAGCTCACACCGGGAATGTGAGGTGACCAGAACGGTACATCACCTCGTGGTCTTCCTCCCACAAACAGAACACTCAAGTCTCACCCTGAGAAGCATTTTGGACAAATCCCAACTGAGGACAAAGAGCTCAGCCAGAATCCTCTAAACCATCAAGATCATGAGaaacaagggaagtctgagaaaccgtCCCAGCCAAGGGCAGCCGGAGGAGATCACCACTGTGTGTACTGCGGTATCCCAGGAGGGGTCATAGAACTGACAAGGGGACATCAGGCAGAACGGAAGAAAGCTGAATAAAGTTCGGACTTCCATTAATAAGTATCAGTGTTGGTTCTCCGACTGCCATAAATAGTGTGGTagagagaatgggggtgggggggaacacAGAGCTCTCTGTACTAGCTTTGCCAAAATTCTGTCAATCTAAAGCTATgctaaaacaaaaactgtattaaagaaaaatctaggAAAGTTCCCAGATGTGCTCCACATTTGCAGTGAACAAGTCAGTCAAATGCAATCAAGATATAACTGATACACATGAGATTAAAGCAGTTACCTGGTTCCTGGACTATAATACTACACTGTGCTTAGAACATCACAAAACCACCTCTACTCTTTATAACAGCCCTCAAAGTTTGGTCATGTTACACGTAACCAAATTGGGGAGGGATGATCTGTTTATCCAATGCATTTAAACCTGAACCTAGAATCTAAGCTTGTGTTCCATAGGAAGTGGTAAGATTCTTAAACCTAATATGAAGACAGTGGGAAGCATTCTAAGCCTTCTGATGATTTTACTTGATAAATCCATTCCAAAATCCCTGCTGATATGCCTCCTTCTACAAGGATACACAAGGATAGGCCATGTCATCAGGACACCTGCGATCGTTGTGCCCATGGCCATGGCTCTCCTCTGCTATTCCCCCAACCCAGATGACTCAAACACCTGATCTTCtaaacaacttaatttttttttttctgaacaacttaatttttaaacactAGGTTGTCACAAAATTAATAGACTAGTAATAATGATCTTCTAGTATTAACAATGAATAATTcaaaaagaaggcaaagaatGAGTATTATAAAAAGATAGAGGCAATATTAGATAATGGATCTGTGTAAAGGTATAAAGACCAGACAAGAATTCAATCCCATTTTAACTCTACATTTTAATGAACTTTTGTCATTGAAAAAGTGACACCATGTCACACTAAATAAATAGCACTAATGGTTGTAGAACGACACGCAAAGCTCCCCCTCATCCCTGATATCCTGGAACCTACTTCATCAAGTCAACCAGTGCTCCTCATTTCATCTATAACATTCTAGAAATATTATGTACATTTACACACACTACGTGAAGACAGATCTTCTGTTTCCGCAAATGAGATCATGCTACACATACAGCACCCTGCTATTCCTTCTTCATAATAAAATACAAGAGGCTGTTCCACGTAAGTGCAAAAcatttatctcatttcttttcgTGGGTCCATAATTTCCCAACATTTGCCTACATCTTCATTTACCGTAAATACAGGCGAGAGCTCGAAGAGTTCCAGCACCGAGGGGAATGAGGCTGAAGGTGAAGAAGAATGGGGGTAAAGAGGCAGGCACCAGACACACCCAGCCTCGGAGTTCCCCCAACACCAGGGAATGACAGGCCACCAGCGACACAGTTGGGCACTACTTCCTCTAGATAGTAGAGCTGTCCTTGGGGATTATGCCCGAGCAAGAGTGCAGAACAGGCGAGAACAAGTGTCACATCTCTCACTCACATTTACACGTGTGCCTAGAACTATAACACACGGTACAGATGCTGAAGAATCAGAGATCAAAACAGTAAGAGACGAATTGTGGATTCTTGCTTAATAGAGGCCTGCCCACCCCCTATCCTATCTAGCACCAAGCCCAGTTTCGAAGAACGTTCCGAACAGGACCGGCACACTTCCTCACTTCTGTACATTGTTTCTGAAGGCCcctgtgtgtttctttctcaCTTTGTCTCTGCTCTCTAAGTTGATGTCAAAAGAAAGATGATATATCAATCGAATGCTTTAGGGaagccatgttttctttttttttttttttttgaaattgaatttttattccaAATGACTGTAATGGCTAGAAAGACAacagataaaactgaaaatgatcTGCTTAACCGGAAATTAGAAGTAGTTGATTTTGCAGGAGAGCAAACGGTAGGGTGACTGAGAGCCTTGGCACTTGTGATAATGGTTATGACcaagaaagcataaaaataacCAATGTCCTTCCAATACACAATCTGGATGTGCAGCATTTACAGcaaataacataaaaagaaagagaggaggaaagaaagtaaaaggaaaaagaaaaaaataacctcacAAAACCCCAAACCTCAGAAATTAACATTCCCTTAAGAACATGGTGGTGAGAAGACTTTTGGTAGCAAAATTTTCACAATTCTTAAAATGGGAGTCTTCAAAAGTACTTCCTCAAattcaaaagctaaaaaaaacaaaacagttacaCTGGCTCAGAAGAGCTGCCGCCTGTCACAAAGATGACAAACAGTCCTACTTCCAAACACAGTGATCACCGGCGAACCTGACCACGGAACGGGGTGGCTGCCCAGCAGGCACTCACACCGCTGATTGTACAAGAACTCTCTGGACCGCTCGTCATCAACAGGTGACGCCGCAGCTACTGCTCCTCCTGACTGAGGCTAAGGCTGCCTTTCTGCACCTCCAGTTCCTCGGCGCTGACCATTGACGGGTCAATGGCTGCGTATTTGGTTCCGTGGAATTGCAGCAAATGGATCTGTACATAAAGATTCACCTCTGCACTTCTGCACAGGTATGGGAAATTGCCTCCTGTTTTAAGGTGAGCCCTCCGGGCATTAGGATACAGTTTGTACATTTCTTCTTTAGCCTCGGTTGAAAGTGCACTCTGGTCAAATACcaaaatatggaacgcttcacgaatttgcgtgtcatccttgcgcaggggccaggctaatcttctctgtatcgttccaattttagtatatgtgctgccgaagcgagcacggaAGCCATGTTTTCATAGAGTGCCGTAACAACCCTATTTCAATACTCCAGGATTTTATGCGAGCCATGATCGATGGGCTTAACAAACAGGCCTGGGATGTGGCCACGCAAGCTTTTAGGATTATAGTAATAACGAGAGCATCTTGAGCCCAAAGTCTTGTTACCAGAATAAAGTGGCCAAAGACGTTGGTTTCGAACACCTCTTGGAGCCCGTCGGCAGTGACTCTGTCCTCCTGGGTCAGCAGCCCTTCAGCTGTGGAGAATATATGAATCACTTTTCTGAAACAGGAGAAGACAATTGTATGCCTTTTAAAAGCATCTTTAACTGAAGATACTGGAAAACActccctgctgccctgccctgccccgaaACTGCATTTCCTTGCTCCTACAAAAACACCCATTTCTCAGACTGTGTTCATGTGCGGATATAAATAAGATGCAAAAACTCTTCCTTTCCCCCAATTCAGGGAAGTGCTTACATTGTAACTCACAGCACCCACTGGGCCCTGACTCAAAAAAACCTGCTGCTAAAACTCGTTTCACCTTTTCTTGGCATCAGGTTGCAGGTGAACTGCTCTGGGGAAGTAATAGCCACACCAGACTCTGTGCAAATGGATGGTTAGCTGCCCAGGTCAcacaggttgttttttttttttttttttttttttactgggaaTTCTTAAAGCACCAAACACAACACATAAACTTGTGATTTGTCGTGAGATCCACTGAGTCGGTcaagatctgtgtgtgtgtgtggggggggggtgtaatggaagaaaagtaaaacaaaagtagCACCGTAGGAAGAGAGCAAATATCTATGTATACTAAGGTGAAGATAAGATTTATTTCTCACCGTAGGTTGTGGGCAGACATTCTTGGCAGTCACTGTGTTACTGTGTGAGAACACAATACTGTGTGAGAACACTGTTATTGTGTTACTGTGTTACTTGAGAACCTCCCAGGGGAGACCTTCAGTTCTGCGCACTGTCCCCACCTGTGGGCCAGCGCCCCTGCTGCAGAGCTGGACAAGCCGACTGCTCCAACAATCTCACTGACAACTCTGCCCAGCTCTGAAATGTTCCTGTTACTGGTCACGTCCCGGCAGATCAGACATGGACCTTCCGAGGCATCTGGCCACTTGGGATGTCCTGGAGACCTAGAGCGACCTGAGACCCAGGACCTGcggcacccctcccctccaacacaaCACGGATGCAATACTTCCTGTCTGTGTCTTCTCCACCGGCCCTCAGTCCCTTCACCTCACCTACCAAGGGCAAAACCACTGATTTCTTCCACTCGGTTCATCTAGAAAATGGACATTACCTTGAAAAGAGGCTGGAGAAAAGTGCTTTGATGTTTAGCTGTGGGTTgggcatgatcccagcattcaGATAGACATAGTCTAATCTCTGAAACCTGCAAGGAAAACACCAAGACAAGATTGTTCATCTTCTCTAgagcaaatgaaacaaagaaaacccacGAAGGACAGAAGATGCTTTCCGGAGGGGACACATGACACATGAGGGTCACACCACTTCTTTCTCAATGGTGTTTCTCCAGCCACAGTAAATATTTGAGTACTCTTTCCTTGACAGTGGCTTCAAACAGAATCTGGGGAACTGCAATGGGTTTTGAAGTTAAATCAAAGCTCCTTCCAGCAGGGGCCCCGCACCTCCGTGCGCCCTCCCACGTCACAGCCCTGCTGCCTCAAGTCCCTGCTAAGTGACCTAATATACTAAATACAAAGTTACTAAGTTTGTGATGACAAATATCTTGGAACTTTGAAGGCAACTGAGAAGAGTTAATACTATGAATGTTACAACCAAAAATCTTGAAAGTCGTTGTACTGGAAAGggctcttctttatttctttttttaatttaattaattaacatgtagtgtattctTAGTTGCAGAAGCAGAAGtcagtgattcctcagtcttatataacaccgcATGGTCcatcccgtgccctccttaatgtccatcacccagttaccccatccctccacccatccagcaaccctcagattgttcctTCTGTTGAGTCTCTTccagtttgcctccctctccgatttcatcttgttttgtgttttcctcccttccccatgacactattttgtttcttaaattccgcatatgagtgagatcataaggtatttgtctttctctgatgtatTTTGCTCACATAATACCCTCTGGCTTCATCCATaccattgcagatggcaagatttcattctttttgatggctgaatagtattcctgtgtgtgtgtgtgtgtgtgtgtgtgtgtgtgcgcgcgcacgcgcgtgtgtgtaGATCTATACATGCACACGTCCTCTTTATCGATTCATCTGtctgtggacatctgggctctttccaagTTCGGCTATTGCagacatcactgctataaacatttgtgtggaATTATTCTTAGAAAATGTATTCTCAGCCTTCAGGGGTGACTGTGGAAGCAACTGAAGCCATCAGGGCCGTTCCTGGTCTTGGGCTACTGAACTCAACAGCCCGGTATGACCAGGATCCCATGATCTCCTGGGGCAGGACACAGGTCATGAGCTATGAAATACCATTAACCTCAATCCCTTGCTGCCTCCGGAGAGAGCTAGCGCAAACATCCTGCTGCTCCTTCCCCATGCCTGCCTCCCTGCGTGCCTACGTGCAGGGAAAGGTGCATCTTCAGGATGACCGCTGCTCCTTTCCACCCCTTTCCCACACTTCGGAGACAGAACATGCATTCGTTCAGAGGGTGCCACATCTGTCCTTGCTGTTctaataaaaaacagaacaaaagccaAGCACAGAAGCCAGCGGCTGCTCTCTCTCCCAGCGGCAGTCCTGCACATTCCCTTAGATCCTTGTCTGAGAACTTTATTTCAGTGCATGATGATAactggggtgcacgtgcccctttggatcactgcagtggtatctttggggtaaatacccagtagtgctatccTGGGTCGTATtgtcaactctttgaggaacctctgtactgttttccagaggggctgcaccaacttgcattcccatcaacagtggagatttttttcctcctcatcctcGTCAACACCCGTCTTTTCctgactgttgattttagccattctgacattgTGGGGTGGGCTCTCACTGAGATTTtcatttgtatctccctgatgccgagggacgtggaacattttttcatttgtctgtagGCCTGGAATGAGCTATCTTCACTGAGGATGAAAGGTTCTTTCCTGCTAAATGAGGAAATATAGCTAAATCCTTACAAAGCAAAGAACTGGTCGAGAAGGTTTGGGGAAAGGAATGCCCGAAGCCTGATTGAGCCCAAAACTGCTGTACTGACTCCAGGGTCTCTAACTCAGTAAGGACATTTCTTTTGCAGCTTCAAAGGCTTGAAAACTCAAGGTTATGGAAGAGCAGggcatatggaaccagaaaacctCCTCAGTTTTTCAG
The window above is part of the Mustela nigripes isolate SB6536 chromosome 10, MUSNIG.SB6536, whole genome shotgun sequence genome. Proteins encoded here:
- the HSD17B7 gene encoding 3-keto-steroid reductase/17-beta-hydroxysteroid dehydrogenase 7 isoform X2; its protein translation is MRKVVLVTGASSGVGLALCKRLLEEDDELHVCLACRNVGKAEAVRGALLASHPAAEVSVVQVDVCSLQSVLRATGELKQRFQRLDYVYLNAGIMPNPQLNIKALFSSLFSRKVIHIFSTAEGLLTQEDRVTADGLQEVFETNVFGHFILIRELEPLLCHSDHPSRLIWTSSRNARRSNFHLEDIQHRRGQEPYSSSKYAIDLLSVALNRNFNPRGLYSSVVCPGTMVTNLTCGILPPFLWTLLLPIIWLIRFFANAFTLTPENGTEALVWLFHQKPESLNPLTKYLSATTGFGSNYVTTQKMDLDEDTAEKFYQNLLELEKQVRVTIQKNK
- the HSD17B7 gene encoding 3-keto-steroid reductase/17-beta-hydroxysteroid dehydrogenase 7 isoform X1, with the protein product MRKVVLVTGASSGVGLALCKRLLEEDDELHVCLACRNVGKAEAVRGALLASHPAAEVSVVQVDVCSLQSVLRATGELKQRFQRLDYVYLNAGIMPNPQLNIKALFSSLFSRKVIHIFSTAEGLLTQEDRVTADGLQEVFETNVFGHFILIRELEPLLCHSDHPSRLIWTSSRNARRSNFHLEDIQHRRGQEPYSSSKYAIDLLSVALNRNFNPRVRPGSGLYSSVVCPGTMVTNLTCGILPPFLWTLLLPIIWLIRFFANAFTLTPENGTEALVWLFHQKPESLNPLTKYLSATTGFGSNYVTTQKMDLDEDTAEKFYQNLLELEKQVRVTIQKNK